TTAATAGCgtctttagattttttaaaatgtctcGTGTAGACCTATCAGAGAGCGAAAGattccaaatttaatttcattaaattaattaaaaaatcatttttaaataggaATATTTTCGTCTTTCGTCTAGGTCCATGCGATTCGATTATTCTCGCAAAAGAAATGGATATATCCTTGGCACATCGTAGTAAACTCTTAATAAAcgcattatgtatataaataagttatacAATCGATGGCtcaattcgaattattaaatatatatatatatctatatataatatgtatatgaatatttaagatCTGTACGCGTGTATgactagaatataatatatatatataatatctcgaCATGTATCACATGCTATATTGACTATCGCGTTGCCGGACgggatttggaaattttattcctcATCCTTACATCATTTCTCTCTCTGGCAGTTTaatgtttgatatttaaaaacaaaaaaaaataaaaaaataaataaataaaattcattctagaatattattctttttttcattataagtcGATATCCATTCACCAGAGACAGAAATATGCTGTTACTTATTGCTCTTCTCAGTTATCGTAGACCGTAAGTAATTACTCTTAATCGTTAATTGCTAGTACTTTCATAAACTTTCAATCTTAAGAGTATCAACCATACGTACTAATATTGACTCAATGTTTATCGAACTCGTAACAATGTATGTCGAATACGCCCTTGAATACTTCACTTCTAATACTTTCATTGTATCAACAATTAATCTCGCATTCGAAACTTACACGCTATCTTCATATtgtaatcttaatattaaaattatcgttagATTCCATTCTGGAAGATTAATCGCGTTTAATTATTCTcgcaatatatattcataaaaatcgtTATTACCACTAAAAGTAATACATCTACTGTCCCCTCCTTTATCttgtaaattgtataataagaaATCCTTCCTACCTCTGTCGCCTTTTTATCAACACTCGTCTCACCCAGTTCAACACATTCGATTCTCGATTTTAATCTTACATCTAGTCAAGGAAACAAAGACTCGCATCTTTAATTCGATTCTCCACTGGCCACAGTACCATCAGTCGGAGGACCGCCTGCCGTCACGCTTTGAGGATCTGTCGTAGGAAGTCCTTGCATATCCGGCACACCTTGGAACAACTTGCCTGGGAATCCGTGCAGCAAATCGTAGGAAACAGGTGTGGGTGGTAAAGCTGTGGTGTGAGCGTGAGGCGATTGCAAAACCGCTATCACTCTTTTCAGTTCCTCCAAAGCGTTCCCTGCAATGTATGTAATTTGACGAGGAACGATTCGATAAATACATAGGCAAAATAAAGcaatccctccctccctctctattctattttttcccctcaCCTTGcatgagaatataattttttgccaGGAGGAGAGTGGCAATCTTGGACAATTTTCTTACGGACGGACTATGGGCGTAAGGAATAACGGATCGAAGTTCGTCGAGAGCATCGTTTAAATCGTGCATTCTTCTACGCTCTCTTGCGTTTATGTTTAGTCGCATGCTTTTCCCTTGGCGCGTGGTCTTCGATTTTGGCGGGCAGTTCAGTCTCGATGCCCCGGGTCTACAATAATATCCGATTgtgattaataaatgtatttgcgAGGCTGGATCAAATCGATCCACGTTACGAAGTAGTATCTAATCTAATACCTAGTATCTAATCTCTCTTGGTCTGGTCTGTTTTCATCGGAAAGGGCACTCGAC
The sequence above is drawn from the Apis cerana isolate GH-2021 linkage group LG11, AcerK_1.0, whole genome shotgun sequence genome and encodes:
- the LOC107995187 gene encoding class E basic helix-loop-helix protein 22, giving the protein MYSLPGASHASVSAPPAGYSSEHPQSAPGRRTPLGAVGLGGFYFQQQPQPHASSSALSDENRPDQERLDTRPGASRLNCPPKSKTTRQGKSMRLNINARERRRMHDLNDALDELRSVIPYAHSPSVRKLSKIATLLLAKNYILMQGNALEELKRVIAVLQSPHAHTTALPPTPVSYDLLHGFPGKLFQGVPDMQGLPTTDPQSVTAGGPPTDGTVASGESN